Sequence from the Argopecten irradians isolate NY chromosome 12, Ai_NY, whole genome shotgun sequence genome:
CTTTGACAGTGACATTCGTATTGGAATTACATTCAGAACTGTGCCAGTGACATTCGTATTGGAATTATATTTAGTACTGTGCCAGTGACATTCGTATTGGAATTACATTCAGAACTGTGACAGTGACATTCGTATTGGaattatatttagaactgtgccagtgacatttgtaattacaaattgtaTGTAATAGAATAGTTTCGACAAAAGTTGTGTATGCAAGTGTATGTGAGTTGTTTTTGTACCTTTTATAACGTTTTCGTTAAAATAAGCAGGTTactgtaatatttacctgtagttaTAGATCAATGGTAATGTCCGCAACATCGACGGGTACTTGATATCCACGCGATGTATTTAGTTATAGTTGTAGTAACATCGACGGGTACTTGATATCCACGCGATGTATTTAGTTATAGTTGTAGTAACATCGACGGATACTTGATATCCACGCGATGTATTTAGTTATAGTTGTAGTAACATCGACGGGTACTTGATATCCACGCGATGTATTTAGTTATAGTTGTAGTAACATCGACGGGTACTTGATATCCACACGATGTATTTAGTTATAGTTGTAGTAACATCGACGGGTACTTGATATCCACGCGATGTATTTAGTTACAGATGTCCACTCGATGTATTTAGTTATAGTTGTTGTAACATCGACGGGTACTTGATATCCACGCGATGTATTTAGTTATAGATGTAGTAACATCGACGGATACTTGATATCCACGCGATGTATTTAGTTATAGTTGTAGTAACATCGACGGGTACTTGATATCCACACGATGTATTTAGTTATAGTTGTAGTAACATCGACGGATACTTGATATCCACGCGATGTATTTAGTTACAGATGTCCACTCGATGTATTTAGTTATAGTTGTAGTAACATCGATGGGTACTTGATATCCACGCGATGTATTTAGTTATAGATGTAGTAACATCGACGGATACTTGATATCCACGCGATGTATTTAGTTATAGTTGTAGTAACATCGACGGGTACTTGATATCCACGCGATGTATTTAGTTATAGTTGTAGTAACATCGACGGGTACTTGATATCCACCCGATGTATTTAGTTATAGTTGTAGTAACATCGACGGGTACACGATACCCATGCGATGTATTGAAGGTTGAAACTTCATGATCACATTGTGAGTTTGACATAGATCAAGTAAAACGTACGTATTTCAACGAAATAGCTTCTTCTAATCTTGTATCTTATAATACACAGATTGTGTTTTATTTAGGATTTAGAGGTTGAAGAAAAACATGTTTAACTGTTGAACAGTGGAAGTTCAATGTTACAAAGGAGGGGGAAGTGTACTATTTTTACGTAGGTTTATACCAATTTCGATTGATTTGTATTCTTcttaattatgtacatgttgaCCGTGGGAATTTAGTAGGGGTACACACTGGACCATTCCTTGATAATGATTTAATTACCTTGATCTGTGGCTAATGCGTGTCTGTATGACAGTGTTTAGGTTTATGGCCCTGTAGTCGAAGAGGTATCAATTGCCTCTTAATTGATGTACGGGCACCCGGAGGGTTCGCCACTCTGGGGGTCCTTTATAGTGTCCCTGACTACCTTACCCACGGTCATCATAATCTCATTCCTAATCACTTTCTAAATGTTTACTTGTATGTGTATCCTCGTAATTAGGTCGGTTTGCCCGACTGCTCCGACAGGATCCTACAAGTTATGTCAAAAGGTCACATAAGGATACGTTTGCCCGATCGGGAAAACCTTGCCCGACAGGCTTTAGTATATAAGAAGGAGTGAGAGAGAGTGCTGAGAGTTCGATTCTTGATGTGCTAGGTGTTGCTGCGTTTGTATGTACTGTGGATTGCTATTGAATACAGAAGTCAGGAAACTTTATGACTGTGTTGGATCATTTCTTCTCTCGACGACCCACGACTATTTCTCTATAATACTCGGGTATTGTGGCGGGTGTCCGGCGCTACCACAAAGGGCACTTAGACCGAGGGCCACTCGCAGATAGGTACAGAAATACGTATACACTGCAGTGGCTGTCCGCGCCAGTCCACGACCGGCGGGGGATAAAAACGCTACACCTATATTCTCCGTAAACAGGGTCTAAACCGTAACATGGCATAATTGAGAATCTCAACACGTATATAAGGAACATCTAAGGTACAAAATCCtacataaaaaaatcaacaaaatataattaacatttgaagcaaatttaaaaaaattagcAGCTGTTCAAAACGATTAATGCAAAGTCAAGCTGCGAAGCACTTGATGAAAGCACAGCCACATGTTAATCGAAAACGAGGCTGGCTAGTTGAGCGCCACCTATATTAAATTTGAGCTTGATGGTACATAACATTATTTAAGGTGGCCTGCTCGCGATTCCAAAATcctaaatttctttttaatatgtaaatgatacgtcatagcaaaactgaaagcAGTTAATTagagaaaaaactgaccaatcgtAGACCTgtagagacttcctttgaagattgtATGATCACCgccaaacttcaaagccacacagtcaaccacagtataCCCCGTTATTCGATTGTACATTGAATGTCAAAGAACCAAGTTATCATGCTAAGTGCTCATCTGTTGTCGCATACAGAGCCTTCAGCTTTATTACGACGTAACATTTGTATAcctttgtatgtacatgtattccagggatggatataacgacattGATAGGCTTTACACCTGGAACATCGAGGACGATTGAACACATGGATGTAAGGTCCTTGGCAATGGGGGCGATATTGGCTGAAAAGTGAAAACGACGGCAATAAATGAATTCGAAACTACATATATTTGAACAGGAATTgcaaacatgtttgtttttaccAAAGCAGTCGGCGGTTAAGCATTTctttaaaacatgaaattacTATTAATGTAACGGCAGATTCAACGAGCCGTCTTTGCTATAGAACACGGAAAAACACAATTTGACGCCGAGCGTTTTTGGTCGAAtgatttacaatgtatgtaatacATGGTATGTAATATTCTTCTGAGATCGGACAGGCCGTCAATAATAGCAATTTGTGACCGTTTGTTTAGAGGAACAGAGTTGTGTGAGGTGGACTATATTTAATATGTAGTGTTGTGCCTGTCGGTAAAATCGaaaagcgttccgaagaacaaatgtatactgttagtCAAAAAAAatcgtgtcaggtccctgtggttttgGTGCAGCCTGAAAGGCAAAGACTTCAAGGACTGTGTAAGGGATGTGTGCATTGGAGTCTTCAAGTATTGTGTATTGAACAGCTGCCTGGGCATTGAAATGCTGTAAAGATCATTTTTAATTGGCTGAATCGTACCGCTTCTTTTGTTGCATCAGTGATAAAAGCGTACACGGTCGAATTGTTGTTTTACCATCCCGTCTTCAGTACTCAAGATTATTTTGGAGAGGTAATTGTTCTCGCACTTTTGAAAAGATGGTGTTCAACTCTGATTTTTGTGAAAACCCAAAACTTAACAGAGATATGTTGGTAAAAGTTATGCGGTTGTTGTATAAAAAAGTAATTGATGACAAGCCAGCAAATATCTATCTGGAACAAGAACACAAATTATGGAGCATGACGCGAATTCTTCTGATTTTACTgcatttcttttgattttatttctggaTGTAAGCGCCCATTATAATTGCATTGcgcaatacaaatatttgtaggAGTAGTTAGTATCCTGTCATGCTATTTTTAGGGGTTATTGGCAAATTTTAATGGGTATTTTACTCGTGTACACATCTTATAACTGGAGCGCTGCACGGTCTTTCATTGATCTTGTTAGTTTCTTATTTCCTTATTATAAGCAGAAAACATTTATATCTAGATTCTATCTTGGCGCATGCTTCACTGAGATTTCACTATAAAATTACAAAGAGACTCACAACACTTGATATACAGTAAAGCgatatcaatttttttaattaggAAGTGTAAGATTGTGCCATGACCTCGGGCTCAcgtttaattatataaataagttTCTGCTAGCAAATACACGCAGAATAATGAAAATAGGAGATAAACAATGCTTATCAAATTGTTTTTCTAGCGGTAAATTGCGACAATAGCGATACAGACAATTTTCTTTTTGGTCGTTACATTGagatatatgaatatgataatCTGCTCCCATTATGTCACAATCTTATTGTTTTTCAGAGCAAAAGAAACATGAAAGTGCTTTGTACAGTCTTATCACAGCAGCTACATCAGTAAATAAAAAGGCTGTTACGGCTGGGTTGGCTCATCACCTGTTTTCTCAGCTAATTCCAGACAAAAAGTACGAGGTGTATAAAGATGTCAACGATCTGCTAAGGGAATGCGGATGTGGTTGTAAGGCCACAATTTGTGAAGGAAATACTTCAATAGGTATGatgatattttaatcatttaaagatgctccaccgctgacaaatagtacttttttcaccatcaaaaacaggagcagacgatttagtatttttcttcagttacaaaagttacttattttacaccattaccctCATTGaatagtttgagcttctaattttacttcaagttaaaaatatgaaaaataattaattgcattccgaaaaaattccgttgcactatattctatatggaatggagtaatgattgcgcatgcaccaaaggcgaaataaattatttattgttattttggtgttaattatgtgtatatataaacgATTAAACATGAATTAAGTAAGTTTTAGAAATGTCTTTCTTATACAGGATCACGAGCAACATGGCACGGTAGTGTAGATATCCTGCTGAACCAGACGATAGCAGTGACAGTCGGGACAAAAAGTACCATCAGCGCTGAGCAAGTTAACGATGGTGAACTCGCTGATGACAAtggcgatgatgatgatgatgatgcgaACGAAGGAGAAccacaattaaaacaaagaaagatagaaaatgacaaaaattgttatatttatgaTGACGGAAAGTTAATCAATAAACAAGACAATGTTCTACTAGATTCCAAGGTTTTGAAGCAAATCTTAGCTGAAGCCTTAACAAATGGATTTGCACAAGTTAATAGGGATACGAATACCCTGTCACAGTTTTTTATTCCAACGATTGGAGCCACTTTAGAGCATTTAACAGTTTGTATGTATGACTGTGAGAATGACGTGTTGCTCCACATCCAGGACCAGTTAGAACTATGGTGTCCGGACGACACGACCTGCTATAACCAGCTCAATGTCACCACCATCGTCATCATGTGgattttcttaaatttcaccGTTTTTACTCGACAAAATCTGTGTAATGTGCTGGACCTTGACAGGTCTGGATTGTACGACAAGTTAAAAGAATCACTGGAATGGTATAGAAAGGCAGACTTAGGAGGAAACTTTACTTCCCAGACAGCTGTTGTACCCCCATGGAAATACGTGACTCCAGTTCCTAAAAGTCGGAAGACCGAAGACTGAATTATATCCATGTTAATGTACGTGTTATTATAACTAAACAATAGATTATCACCACACATGTcttgttgatattgataattaGCTCTCACATAGGTCTCCATATGTCGTGGTGCGACATCTGTCGTTAGTACCAATGGGGCCGCGAAGGCCGAATGGTAGACGGATTGGTAAACCTAATTTGAAACTTAAGTTGTCATAAATACGCAAAAATAGTAAGTAAGATTTTAGTGAAGTTTTTGATATTGTAGAGACTGGTGACCAGTCTAGCCGAGTGGGTAAGATACCTGTTAGGTCTACACGGATTTATGCATGTCACCGAGAGGTACATGCACATCCATGCTAGAATGTTATATTAGACCTTAGTTCCAAATTGATAACATACATCGTCACGCGGCGTTATGTAAATTTCCTTTTATTACGTAAATCAATTCTAAACGTATTTCCGATCATAGAGGTAATGATCTAGACTTCTAATGGCACGTGCTGTAATGTTTATATGAATGGCCATCACTTGGTTCCGTAGTGGTAGGGGTTGATATCGTTATATTATGTCACGAAGCAACATCTACGAAAATTCATGAGCATAGATAGTCCGCTAGGGCATAGAGGAAAACGTTTGACGCTGCAAATTTATTTCAGGAAATTTCCTCTGATTGAACAATAATTATGGGAAACAAATCATGTGTGATCTGAAACGTCATAAAATGTCCTTTCTAAACACTAGATGGAGAGATTCCTCTAAagccaaacaaaaaatatgtctgtttagggttacccgaacgaccctaattttttacccccgactcTAATTTCCCCCCACTTTCGCGACTTCGCGAGTGAAAGACactgaaaaaaacaacaacctaccaaccctattttttgccaatATAACCCTGAACTgacatgttatttatttttcctAATAAGTCGATATTTCCTCCTTTTTCTATAACAGGATCAATCACATCCCATAATTAGTTTAAGTCAAGGTACAGGAAGGTCTGCTGACAATCATAGATTTATAATAGATACAGACTTCGAAACAAAAAGGGATAAAGTATAGGATAagtatatttatgtacataaGCTTAGAACTAAGTATTTCCCCGACCCACCCATTGTTACTGTAAGCTGATCGTTCTGCCGTGTTATGACGGCGTTGGACTATCCCCTAGAAGTATTTCCCCGACCCACCCATTGTTACTGTAAGCTGATCGTTCTGCCGTGTTATGATGGCATTGGACTATCCCCTAGAAGTATTTTCCCCGACCCACCCATTGTTACTGTAAGCTGATCGTTCTGCCGTGTTATGACGGCGTTGGACTATCCCCTAGAAGTATTTCCCCGACCCACCCATTGTTACTGTAAGCTGATCGTTCTGCCGTGTTATGACGGCGTTGGACTATCCCCTAGAAGTATTTCCCCGACCCACCTATTGTTACTGTAAGCTGATCGTTCTGCCGTGTTATGATGGCGTTGGACTATCCCCTAGAAGTATTTTCCCCGACCCACCCATTGTTACTGTAAGCTGATTGTTCTGCCGTGTTATGACGGCGTTGGACTATCCCCTAGAAGTATTTCCCCGACCCACCCATTGTTACTGTAAGCTGATCGTTCTGCCGTGTTATGATGGCGTTGGACTATCCCCTAGAAGTATTTTCCCCAACCCATCCATTGTTACTGTAAGCTGATCGTTCTGCCGTGTTATGACGGCGTTGGACTATCCCCTAGAAGTATTTCCCCGACCCACCCATTGTTACTGTAAGCTGATTGTTCTGCCGTGTTATAACGGCGTTGGACTATCCCCTAGAAGTATTTCCCCGACCCACCCATTGTTACTGTAAGCTGATTGTTCTGTCGTGTTATGACGGCGTTGGACTATCCCCTAGAAGCATTTTCCCCGACCCACCCATTGTTTCTGTAAGCTGATTGTTCTGCCGTGTTATGACGGCGTTGGATTATCCCCTAGAAGTATTTCCCCGACCCACCCATTGTTACTGTAAGCTGATTGTTCTGCCGTATAATGACGGCGTTGTACTATCCCTTAGAAGTATTTCTCCCGACCCACCCATTGTTACTGTAAGCTGATTGTTCTGCCGTGTTATGACGGTGTTGGACTATCCCATAGAAGTATTTCCCCCGACCCACCCATTGTTACTGTAAGCTGATTGTTCTGCCGTATAATGACGGCGTTGTACTATCCCCTAGAAGTATTTCCCCCGACCCACCCATTGTTACTGTAAGCTGATTGTTCTGCCGTGTTATGACGGGGTTGGACTATCTCCAAGAAGTATTTCCCCCGACCCAGACATTGTTACTGTAAGCTGATTGTTCTGTCGTGTTATGACGGCGTTGGACTATCCCCTAGAAGTATTTCCCCCGACCCACCCATTGTTACTGTAAGCTGATTGTTCTGTCGTGTAATATCAGCGTTGGACTATCCCCTAGAAGCATTTTCCCCGACCCACCCATTGTTACTGTAA
This genomic interval carries:
- the LOC138335881 gene encoding uncharacterized protein, which translates into the protein MAQISKRYRCLTDFYGSDEELVAKRVLESIITQIYFPAPTFLNLVIKNCNAVEGTSFTEASIYLQLSHESRQAFRTNYLEGYPTCGQVYMKDIVNKALLQEFVEKGVKAIEKHSDACRDAFLSLLEFFHEQKKHESALYSLITAATSVNKKAVTAGLAHHLFSQLIPDKKYEVYKDVNDLLRECGCGCKATICEGNTSIGSRATWHGSVDILLNQTIAVTVGTKSTISAEQVNDGELADDNGDDDDDDANEGEPQLKQRKIENDKNCYIYDDGKLINKQDNVLLDSKVLKQILAEALTNGFAQVNRDTNTLSQFFIPTIGATLEHLTVCMYDCENDVLLHIQDQLELWCPDDTTCYNQLNVTTIVIMWIFLNFTVFTRQNLCNVLDLDRSGLYDKLKESLEWYRKADLGGNFTSQTAVVPPWKYVTPVPKSRKTED